A region from the Oenanthe melanoleuca isolate GR-GAL-2019-014 unplaced genomic scaffold, OMel1.0 S033, whole genome shotgun sequence genome encodes:
- the LOC130266399 gene encoding ATP-dependent RNA helicase DDX3X, with protein MSHVAVENALSLDQQFSGLDLNSSDSQSEGSSTSKGRYIPPHLRNREASKQGFDSGGWSSRRDKDAYSSFGARSDRDAKSSFFDRGTGSRGGRYEERGRGGDYDRSGFGRFERGGNSRWCDKSDEDDWSKPLPPSERLEQELFSGSNTGINFEKYDDIPVEATGSNCPPHIESFSDVDMGEIIMGNIELTRYTRPTPVQKHAIPIIKEKRDLMACAQTGSGKTAAFLLPILSQIYADGPGDALRAMKENGRYGRRKQYPISLVLAPTRELAVQIYEEARKFAYRSRVRPCVVYGGADIGQQIRDLERGCHLLVATPGRLVDMMERGKIGLDFCKYLVLDEADRMLDMGFEPQIRRIVEQDTMPPKGVRHTMMFSATFPKEIQMLARDFLDEYIFLAVGRVGSTSENITQKVVWVEEPDKRSFLLDLLNATGKDSLTLVFVETKKGADALEDFLYHEGYACTSIHGDRSQRDREEALHQFRSGKSPILVATAVAARGLDISNVKHVINFDLPSDIEEYVHRIGRTGRVGNLGLATSFFNERNINITKDLLDLLVEAKQEVPSWLENMAYEQHHKGGGSRGRSKSSRFSGGFGARDYRTSSGFGSSSSSSSRSTSSRSGGSGSRGFGGGGYGGFYNSDGYGGNYNSQGVDWWGN; from the exons ATGAGTCATGTGGCGGTGGAAAATGCCCTCAGTCTAGACCAGCAG TTTTCTGGTCTAGACTTGAATTCCTCAGACTCTCAGAGTGAAGGAAGCTCTACAAGCA AAGGCCGATACATTCCTCCTCACTTGCGGAACAGGGAAGCTTCAAAACAGG GTTTTGACAGTGGTGGCTGGAGCTCCAGACGAGACAAGGATGCCTACAGCAGCTTTGGTGCGCGCTCTGACCGTGATGCCAAATCCAGCTTCTTCGACCGCGGGACTGGATCCCGAGGAGGGAG ATATGAAGAGCGTGGCAGAGGTGGGGACTATGACCGGAGCGGCTTCGGCAGGTTTGAGCGGGGTGGGAACAGCCGCTGGTGTGACAAATCAGATGAGGATGACTGGTCAAAGCCTCTCCCCCCAAGTGAACGCCTGGAACA ggaaCTCTTTTCAGGAAGCAATACTGGCATTAACTTTGAGAAATACGATGATATTCCTGTTGAAGCAACTGGCAGCAACTGCCCTCCACACATTGAAAGT TTCAGTGATGTTGACATGGGAGAAATTATAATGGGAAACATTGAACTCACACGCTATACCCGTCCTACTCCAGTCCAGAAACATGCAATACCTATTATTAAAGAAAAGAGAGACTTAATGGCTTGTGCTCAGACAG GGTCTGGAAAAACAGCTGCATTTCTTCTACCAATACTGAGCCAGATATATGCAGATGGCCCTGGTGATGCCTTGAGAGCAATGAAG GAGAATGGGAGGTACGGGCGCCGTAAGCAATATCCAATCTCACTGGTCTTGGCTCCCACCAGAGAATTGGCTGTGCAGATCTATGAGGAAGCCAGAAAG TTCGCATACCGCTCCAGAGTTCGCCCCTGTGTTGTTTATGGTGGTGCAGACATTGGCCAGCAGATCCGTGACTTAGAGCGTGGATGTCACTTGCTTGTAGCAACTCCAGGACGACTGGTTGATATGATGGAGAGGGGAAAGATTGGACTGGATTTCTGCAA GTACTTAGTCCTTGATGAAGCTGACAGAATGCTTGATATGGGGTTTGAACCTCAAATTCGTCGAATTGTTGAACAAGATACAATGCCGCCAAAGGGAGTTCGTCACACCATGATGTTCAGTGCTACTTTCCCCAAGGAAATCCAG ATGCTTGCTCGTGACTTCCTTGATGAATACATCTTTCTGGCTGTTGGCAGAGTAGGTTCTACATCTGAGAACATCACACAGAAAGTAGTATGGGTGGAAGAGCCAGACAAACGATCGTTCCTGCTTGACCTGCTAAATGCCACAG gTAAAGATTCCTTGactctggtgtttgtggaaaCTAAAAAGGGGGCAGATGCTCTTGAGGACTTCCTGTACCACGAAGGCTATGCCTGCACAAGTATCCACGGAGATCGCTcccagagggacagagaggaaGCGCTGCACCAGTTCCGCTCTGGCAAGAGCCCCATTCTTGTTGCCACAGCA GTAGCAGCAAGAGGACTGGATATCTCAAATGTAAAGCATGTCATAAACTTCGACTTGCCAAGTGACATTGAGGAGTATGTACATCGTATTGGTCGTACAGGCCGTGTGGGAAACCTTG gtctTGCTACTTCATTCTTCAATGAGAGAAACATAAACATTACAAAGGACTTGCTTGATCTCCTTGTGGAGGCTAAGCAAGAAGTACCATCTTGGCTGGAGAACATGGCCTATGAACAGCATCACAAAGGAGGAGGCAGCCGTGGTCGATCTAAGAG CAGTCGGTTCAGCGGAGGCTTCGGAGCCAGGGACTACCGGACGAGCAGCGGCTtcggcagcagcagctccagcagcagccggTCAACCAGCAGCCGCAGCGGCGGGAGCGGCAGCAGAGGCTTTGGAG GTGGTGGTTATGGAGGCTTCTACAACAGTGATGGATATGGAGGAAACTATAACTCCCAGGGGGTGGACTGGTGGGGCAACTGA